The following proteins are co-located in the Aquarana catesbeiana isolate 2022-GZ linkage group LG02, ASM4218655v1, whole genome shotgun sequence genome:
- the LOC141126385 gene encoding olfactory receptor 52E2-like, producing the protein MTTGGDNQSSSYFILIGIPGLEDVQVWISLPVFSMYLITLLANFSVLLTIKAEESLHQPMYLFLSMLLLTDLVQSNATLPKMLLIFWFNLQEISSEGCLVQMFFIHSFSIMGSSILLAMAFDRYVAICQPLRYSTILTNPLITKIGVTVVIRGTLLIFPLPFLIRRLPFCRSHMIEHTYCEHMSVAKLACADIRINIVYGLAVIMFVDIVDIMGITVSYLKIVIAVFNLPSREARHKVGSTCVSHICVILLAYIPALFSFLTQRFGGNIASSTQMIISSLYLIVPPMLNPIIYGIKTKEIQRNILKLFCPQKSRFH; encoded by the coding sequence ATGACAACTGGTGGTGATAATCAGAGCTCCTCTTATTTCATCCTGATTGGAATTCCTGGTTTAGAAGATGTCCAGGTCTGGATTTCATTACCCGTCTTCTCCATGTACCTGATAACGTTGTTGGCCAATTTTAGTGTCCTGCTTACCATTAAAGCAGAGGAGAGCCTCCACCAGCCCATGTACCTCTTCCTTTCCATGTTGTTGTTAACAGACCTTGTACAGTCCAATGCTACCCTTCCCAAGATGCTCCTGATCTTCTGGTTCAACCTCCAAGAGATCTCCTCTGAGGGTTGCCTGGTTCAGATGTTCTTCATCCATTCCTTCTCCATTATGGGCTCCTCTATCCTCTTGGCAATGGCCTTTGATCGCTATGTTGCCATATGCCAGCCACTGAGATATTCCACCATCTTGACCAACCCATTGATCACAAAAATTGGAGTCACTGTGGTCATAAGAGGAACTCTTCTGATTTTTCCACTTCCTTTCCTCAttaggaggctgccattttgcaggAGCCATATGATTGAACATACTTATTGTGAACACATGTCTGTGGCTAAGCTGGCCTGTGCAGACATCAGAATTAACATTGTGTATGGGTTAGCAGTGATAATGTTTGTGGATATAGTAGATATCATGGGCATTACAGTGTCATATTTAAAGATTGTCATTGCTGTATTCAACCTCCCATCCCGAGAGGCCCGACACAAAGTCGGGAGTACATGCGTCAGCCATATTTGCGTCATTCTTTTGGCTTACATCCcagctcttttctcttttctcactCAAAGGTTTGGGGGGAACATAGCTTCTTCCACCCAAATGATCATATCTAGCCTATACCTAATTGTTCCTCCAATGCTGAACCCAATAATATACGGAATAAAAACCAAAGAGATCCAGAGAAACATTCTGAAATTATTTTGTCCACAAAAGTCCAGATTTCATTAA